ACAAACTGGTCAGTTGCATTGTGCAGATGAGCTATCCTGAGAGCTACTTCGGAACAAAAAACTTTTGATGGAGAGAACAGTCTGTTCAGTGCAAGTCATCCGTCgatttatgttttagtttatCTCCCCAGTAACACAAAATCGACTACGTCTTTTCTACTATTAGTAATCAAACCTATGAGAGGAACAAGAGCTTACAAAGACCCTAGAAAGAATCAGagcatttaaaagaaaaaccagaTAATTATCTTACTGAGAAAGCATGGAATAGAAAAGGGATGCATGCATCaataagattttttaatacaatacGATCTTTCTCATATTATAGTATCATTTCTACAAAGTTATTAGCACCAAAGTGACCTTTTGatcatgaaaatatttgtcaaTTGTATGGTCAGTTCTTGTCCTATTTTCAATTAGAATCAGATCATacaatttatgaatatttatgTCAAAGAATAAATAATCAGTGGGTTGTACTATGTATCGACAAAggaaactaaaactaaaacccCTCACCCTTCAAGTAGAAACATGCGGTATCACCAAGTTTGTTGTAGTGTTGGAATTACAGAACACAGCTTATCCTTCTCCCAGCCAGCATGCTTTGAACCCATTTACAGCACCCCAATGAACTCGCTATATTTCCACTATTTAAGCACATCTTGGCAGCTTAGTTAGTGAATGGCTTGACTTGATGAGAATTATAAGACTGATTCAAGAGGCTGGGTAGATCAAGACCCTAGTTTCTTCACGTTGAGCTCTTGAACATGAAATGCTCTTCAATGACCAATAGCAAAAATTGGATACTGTAATGGGAAATAACTTCCATCGTTAATCCTACATGAAATTGTGATTTTTCAATGAGATAAAAGTTAAGATAGGGTTAAGGTGAGCAAGCTTGTAAGAGTTAAGctcaaaaaataaacatggataatataattatttaaacagGTGGCCACAATGAGAGTTGGAGGAAGCATTACATCATCTTCACGTCTCTCCAGTCTCTTGAAGCATGAATATGTATGTATCAGTTTTCTTCCAAACTTCATCTTCCATTGCACAAAGGTTAGTTCCAGCAAACGTCACTGGGAATGCTTTCAATTGGTATCCCACCATTGCAAACCCACAAAAATGCAGAAAGAATAGTCGCTGAACATCAAAATAAAGCTGCTAATCTCTTAATAGGGTATCAGATTTGCAGCAAAAATGAAGCAACATCTTCAAATCCAGCAAAAACTTATTCAGATGAGGCACTCTATGAAGGATTCCAAGCACAATACCTGTACCACCTCTCATCCACAAGTTCCTATGGATAGTCTGGGAGCATCCGTTACAGTGTGATTGTCAGAGTCCACAACCCCAAAGATTGAGATGTTGGCCCTTGGGTATTAAGAATTCGATAAATTTGAGGTTCACGTCATCAATATCACAAAACACTTTCAATGTATTATTTCCATACACTGTTCATGGTCAATCCCATATTCAATCTCCCAGATGATTAATTCCAACACTGAAATGATATTTTCTCTCGATAGAAGTTGTAATTGGTCATCCTGGAAAGCATACGCATAATCTTTTGTCACAATCCAGCTGCAAGCCTTCACCTTTTGTGTAGCTATATTCTCCCAAGTCTTCTTGACACGAACCATGCTTTCCCATTGACATCTCATCGCATATGCTTGAGCCAGCACTGAATATGGTAGGGATGATTGTGGTTCCAGTTTCATCATCCACTCTGCAACTTTTTCAATGATTTTTAGGTCTCCATGAATTGCACAAACACCAAGAAGTGACGTCCAAAACGTAGAAGTAGGTTGGTACAGTGTTGTTTTGATAATATTAACTGCTTCTTCAAATTTACCAGCCCGACTCAGCAAGTTCACAACACAAGAATAATGTTCATTCCTTGGCACGACTCCATGTTCATATGTCATTTTAGAGAAGATGACTAGCCCTTCCTCAACAAGACCAGCATAACTGCAAGCTAATAAGACTCCGGCTAGTGTTATCCTATCTGGCAGTACACCTTCCATGACCAGTTTATTAAAAGTATGTAGGGCCTCAAAGTATTTACCATTGTCAACCAGACCCATAATCATAGTGTTCCAAGATATCAAATCTCTAAAGGGCATATCTATAAAGACTTTCATGGCATCATCAATTGATCCAACTTTAGCATACATGTCTACCAGTGAACTAGTTACAATGACATCAGACTGAAAACCTAACTTAAGAACCAAATTATGAATTTGACTGCCCAATTCCACAGGTGTGAAAACTGAAATGGAGCTCAGCACACTGCTCAGTGTAGTGTCAATTGGCCCAAGGTTCTCTCTTAAGGTATACACAAAAAGCCACATGGAATCCCTCCAATGACCATGCCATGCAAAACTTGAGATCATGACATTACAAAGAACTGGATCCCATTGATTGGTATCTTCAAAAAGCTGCACTGCAACCTTCAAACTGTCGCATTTGGAAAACAAGTCAATTGTAGCACTAAGTACAATACTGTTAGAAGTAAATCCCATCTTGAAACAGAAAGCAAAAATTTGCTTACCCAGTTCCAACTCTTGGAGGCAACAGCAGATACTGATCACCATTGATATAGTGAACTGATCAGGTGAGTGCTCAGTGGTTCTCATTAGAAAGAACTGATTGAGTGCCAATACTCTAAAGCCTGATCTATGACAGCCTAAAATCAAAGAATTCCAAGAGATAACATCCACCTTTTCCATGCTAGAAAATATGACAAACATA
This DNA window, taken from Cucumis sativus cultivar 9930 chromosome 6, Cucumber_9930_V3, whole genome shotgun sequence, encodes the following:
- the LOC101210612 gene encoding pentatricopeptide repeat-containing protein At1g43980, mitochondrial; amino-acid sequence: MHLQLNKLLGAHKALLSHYSSLIRRCLVLGSVHNAKTIHGQLLKLGLDSNTFLANRCLQLYALFGPVHDVLKVFDGIKDKNIISWNICLKGMFRFGDVDGARHLFDVMPERDIVSWNTMISGYVSSGFGNSAMGVSLEMQNAGFRPSEYTFSILLSLVSSAFHGKQVHGSMIRSGVDVSSMVLGNSLIDMYGKVGLVDYMFVIFSSMEKVDVISWNSLILGCHRSGFRVLALNQFFLMRTTEHSPDQFTISMVISICCCLQELELGKQIFAFCFKMGFTSNSIVLSATIDLFSKCDSLKVAVQLFEDTNQWDPVLCNVMISSFAWHGHWRDSMWLFVYTLRENLGPIDTTLSSVLSSISVFTPVELGSQIHNLVLKLGFQSDVIVTSSLVDMYAKVGSIDDAMKVFIDMPFRDLISWNTMIMGLVDNGKYFEALHTFNKLVMEGVLPDRITLAGVLLACSYAGLVEEGLVIFSKMTYEHGVVPRNEHYSCVVNLLSRAGKFEEAVNIIKTTLYQPTSTFWTSLLGVCAIHGDLKIIEKVAEWMMKLEPQSSLPYSVLAQAYAMRCQWESMVRVKKTWENIATQKVKACSWIVTKDYAYAFQDDQLQLLSRENIISVLELIIWEIEYGIDHEQCMEIIH